One genomic window of Citrobacter sp. Marseille-Q6884 includes the following:
- the thiM gene encoding hydroxyethylthiazole kinase → MQPDLHSRTLAAHTLHHFRTLSPLTHCMTNEVVQSFTANTLLALGASPAMVIEPQEASQFAAMASALLINVGTLTQSRATAMRAAVEQAHLTKTPWTLDPVAVGALEYRRRFCLDLLALRPAAIRGNASEILALAGMNGGGRGVDTTDTAIAALPAAQALARQIGTVVAVTGDVDYVTDGQRIVSVNGGDPLMTRVVGTGCALSAVVAASCALQGDRLDNVASACSWMKQAGQIATEHSTGPGSFIPAFLDALYNLNAQEPA, encoded by the coding sequence ATGCAGCCTGACCTGCACAGCCGCACGCTTGCGGCTCACACGTTACATCATTTTAGAACGCTTTCCCCGCTGACACATTGTATGACCAACGAGGTTGTACAGAGCTTCACCGCCAATACTTTACTGGCTTTAGGTGCTTCACCTGCCATGGTGATTGAACCGCAAGAGGCCAGCCAGTTTGCGGCGATGGCCAGTGCGCTACTGATTAACGTCGGTACCCTCACTCAGAGCCGCGCGACGGCAATGCGCGCGGCGGTTGAACAGGCCCATCTGACTAAAACGCCCTGGACACTTGATCCTGTCGCCGTAGGCGCACTGGAATACCGTCGCCGTTTTTGCCTGGACTTACTCGCGCTTCGTCCTGCCGCCATTCGCGGCAATGCCTCAGAAATCCTCGCGCTGGCGGGAATGAACGGCGGTGGACGCGGCGTAGATACCACTGACACAGCCATCGCGGCGCTTCCGGCGGCGCAGGCGCTGGCGCGTCAGATTGGCACCGTGGTTGCGGTTACCGGAGACGTGGATTACGTCACCGACGGTCAGCGTATCGTGAGCGTGAATGGCGGCGATCCGCTGATGACACGCGTGGTCGGCACCGGATGCGCCTTGTCAGCGGTCGTGGCAGCCAGCTGTGCGTTGCAAGGCGATCGACTGGATAACGTCGCGTCCGCCTGTAGCTGGATGAAACAAGCCGGGCAAATCGCCACTGAACACTCGACAGGACCGGGCAGTTTTATTCCGGCATTTCTCGACGCCTTATATAACCTGAACGCGCAGGAGCCAGCATGA
- a CDS encoding GntR family transcriptional regulator, translating into MEQAHTQLIEQLNERISAADNTPLYMKFAQTVKNAVRSGMLEHGNILPGERDLSQLTGVSRITVRKAMQALEEEGVVTRARGYGTQINNIFEYSLKEARGFSQQVVLRGKKPNTLWVNKRVVPCPEEVAQQLAIAVGSDVFLLKRIRYVDEDAVSIEESWVPAPLIHDADAIGVSLYDYFRSQHIFPQRTRSRVSARMPDAEFQSHIQMDSKVPVLVIKQVALDQQQRPIEYSISYCRSDLYVFVCEE; encoded by the coding sequence ATGGAACAAGCGCATACCCAGCTTATCGAGCAACTGAATGAACGCATTTCAGCGGCGGATAACACGCCGCTGTATATGAAATTCGCTCAAACGGTGAAGAACGCGGTGCGCAGCGGGATGCTGGAACATGGCAATATTCTGCCCGGTGAACGCGACCTCAGCCAACTGACTGGCGTTTCGCGTATTACGGTTCGTAAAGCTATGCAGGCGCTGGAAGAAGAAGGCGTTGTTACCCGTGCCCGGGGCTACGGAACGCAGATCAACAACATCTTTGAGTATTCGCTAAAAGAAGCGCGCGGTTTTTCCCAGCAAGTGGTATTACGCGGTAAAAAACCGAATACCCTTTGGGTGAATAAACGCGTTGTACCTTGCCCGGAAGAGGTGGCGCAGCAACTGGCGATTGCCGTAGGTAGCGACGTTTTTTTGCTCAAACGTATTCGTTATGTGGATGAAGATGCCGTTTCAATTGAGGAGTCATGGGTGCCTGCGCCGTTGATACACGATGCAGATGCCATTGGGGTTTCGCTGTATGACTATTTTCGCAGCCAGCATATCTTCCCGCAGCGCACACGTTCTCGTGTCAGCGCCCGGATGCCGGATGCGGAGTTCCAGTCGCACATTCAGATGGACAGCAAAGTGCCGGTGCTGGTGATAAAGCAAGTCGCGCTCGACCAGCAGCAACGGCCCATTGAGTACAGCATCAGTTATTGTCGCAGCGACCTATACGTTTTTGTGTGCGAGGAGTAA
- a CDS encoding AraC family transcriptional regulator, which yields MYRDPFSDIIKLTQAQSLVTGGFTAGGRWSLRFPAPDKIKFFAIIKGSCWVILDGESAPIRFSAGDVGLLSAKRSFILASHPDVEPIDAMNVFSGAGKQHIHVGEGDGFEHMGGHILLNPTSGKLLMHVLPPWIHIPAASDQATSFRWLLDQLVQERRNVQAGSQLASAQLAQLLFIYILRAFLQTGDTLSSGWLRVLADKRMTPALQQMHEDPARNWHLEDLAKSCAMSRTTFAKKFRMIAGMTPIAYLTQWRMRLAEHALSEGSEQIAGVAHSLGYTSVSAFNHVFKRETGMTPKAWRLMARDLPSYQA from the coding sequence ATGTATCGCGATCCTTTTTCTGACATTATCAAATTAACGCAGGCTCAGTCTCTGGTAACGGGGGGTTTTACCGCGGGTGGCCGCTGGTCGCTGCGCTTTCCTGCGCCGGACAAAATCAAGTTTTTCGCCATTATCAAAGGAAGTTGTTGGGTCATTCTGGACGGCGAATCTGCCCCGATTCGTTTTTCCGCAGGCGATGTCGGTCTGCTGAGCGCAAAGCGATCGTTTATTCTGGCAAGCCACCCGGATGTTGAACCGATTGACGCCATGAATGTCTTTTCCGGTGCAGGTAAACAGCATATTCATGTTGGGGAGGGTGATGGCTTTGAACATATGGGGGGTCATATACTACTCAATCCGACAAGTGGGAAACTGCTCATGCATGTTCTTCCTCCGTGGATTCATATACCTGCCGCATCTGACCAGGCCACCTCTTTTCGCTGGTTACTCGATCAACTGGTGCAGGAGCGACGCAATGTACAAGCCGGTTCACAGTTGGCATCCGCTCAGTTGGCCCAGTTACTGTTTATTTATATCCTGAGAGCCTTTCTGCAAACCGGCGATACGCTATCCTCCGGGTGGTTGCGAGTACTTGCGGATAAACGTATGACCCCGGCATTGCAGCAGATGCATGAAGATCCAGCGCGTAACTGGCATCTTGAAGACCTTGCGAAATCTTGCGCAATGTCTCGCACGACCTTTGCCAAAAAATTCAGGATGATCGCGGGGATGACGCCCATCGCCTATCTGACACAATGGCGTATGCGTCTTGCTGAACACGCGTTGAGTGAGGGGTCAGAGCAAATTGCCGGAGTAGCTCACTCACTGGGTTATACGTCGGTGAGCGCGTTTAATCACGTGTTTAAGCGTGAAACAGGGATGACCCCGAAAGCATGGAGACTGATGGCGCGCGATTTGCCTTCGTATCAAGCATAG
- a CDS encoding ADP-ribosylglycohydrolase family protein, with translation MKAERILGALYGQALGDAMGMPSELWPRTRVKAHFGWIDRFLPGPAENNAACYFNQAEFTDDTSMALCLADALIECDGEIVPDVIGRNILAWAEQFDAFNKNVLGPTSKIALNAIRNGKPVAELENNGVTNGAAMRVSPLGCLLPVHDLDAFIDDVALASSPTHKSDLAVAGAVVVAWAISRAIDGKKWSEIVEALPAIALYAQQKRITTFSASLSARLELALKIVRNADGAESASEQLYQVIGAGTSTIESVACAIAMVELAQTDPNRCAILCANLGGDTDTIGAMATAICGALHGPAAIDPLLKQELDTVNQLDFHRYATSLLRLREQREAL, from the coding sequence ATGAAAGCAGAACGTATTCTCGGTGCTCTTTACGGGCAGGCGTTAGGGGATGCGATGGGCATGCCGTCGGAACTGTGGCCAAGAACCCGTGTGAAAGCCCATTTTGGGTGGATCGACCGCTTTCTACCCGGACCGGCAGAAAATAATGCAGCCTGCTATTTTAACCAGGCAGAGTTCACCGATGACACCTCGATGGCGCTGTGTCTGGCCGATGCCTTGATCGAATGCGACGGGGAGATCGTGCCAGACGTCATCGGACGCAACATTCTGGCCTGGGCAGAACAGTTTGATGCCTTCAATAAAAACGTGCTCGGCCCCACCTCGAAGATTGCGCTCAACGCCATTCGCAACGGTAAGCCAGTGGCCGAACTGGAAAACAACGGTGTCACCAACGGAGCGGCAATGCGCGTATCACCGCTGGGTTGTCTGCTGCCCGTACATGACCTTGATGCCTTTATTGATGACGTGGCACTGGCTTCCAGCCCGACGCATAAATCGGATCTGGCCGTGGCCGGTGCAGTGGTGGTTGCGTGGGCCATTTCACGTGCTATCGACGGAAAAAAATGGTCTGAGATCGTTGAGGCGCTGCCCGCAATTGCGCTTTACGCCCAACAAAAACGCATCACTACCTTTAGCGCATCGCTTTCGGCACGTCTTGAGCTGGCGTTGAAAATCGTGCGCAACGCAGATGGCGCAGAATCTGCCAGCGAGCAGTTGTACCAGGTGATTGGAGCCGGTACCAGCACCATTGAATCCGTTGCCTGCGCTATCGCCATGGTGGAACTGGCGCAGACAGACCCAAACCGCTGTGCGATTCTGTGCGCCAATCTCGGTGGCGACACCGACACCATCGGCGCAATGGCGACGGCCATTTGCGGTGCATTGCACGGTCCCGCCGCGATTGATCCGCTGTTGAAACAGGAACTGGATACGGTGAATCAACTGGATTTTCATCGCTATGCCACGTCCCTCCTGCGTCTGCGCGAACAGCGGGAGGCGTTATGA
- a CDS encoding SDR family oxidoreductase, which yields MSKEIVLVTGGTGFIAQHCIIALLKNGYTVRTTVRSLKREAEVRQQLKQGEVEENANLTFVVADLISDEGWADAVAGCAYVMHGASPTPTGDQVTEADWVQPAIEGNLRVLRAARDAGVKRVVLTSAFGAIGVGHPVGYRRPFDETDWSDVSGDVWPYQKSKTLSERAAWHFIEEEGRGLELSTINPVAVLGPVLGADYSHSTRIIKNMLEGESGCPNINSCFVDVRDVANLHLLAMTHPAAKGERFLASSGNSLTLLQVAQTLCDRMGSEARNVSTQRLSDDEVRTAANKNPVMLGMVKLLGVDMNVTHAKATNLLGWMPRAPEEAIIATAKSLLALGLVKIN from the coding sequence ATGAGCAAGGAAATCGTCCTGGTCACAGGGGGAACGGGGTTTATTGCACAGCATTGCATTATTGCCCTGTTGAAAAACGGTTATACCGTTCGAACGACAGTGCGTTCACTGAAACGTGAAGCTGAAGTGCGACAACAGTTGAAGCAAGGTGAGGTAGAGGAAAATGCCAATCTGACGTTTGTAGTCGCTGATTTGATATCCGATGAGGGCTGGGCAGATGCAGTCGCTGGCTGTGCTTACGTCATGCATGGCGCTTCGCCGACACCCACTGGTGATCAGGTAACAGAGGCTGACTGGGTGCAACCGGCAATTGAAGGAAACCTGCGTGTGCTGCGCGCCGCACGTGATGCGGGGGTAAAGCGTGTTGTACTGACGTCGGCATTCGGTGCGATTGGTGTGGGGCATCCCGTGGGGTACCGCCGCCCGTTTGATGAAACTGACTGGAGTGATGTCAGTGGTGATGTCTGGCCATATCAAAAATCAAAAACGCTTTCGGAGCGCGCAGCCTGGCATTTCATCGAGGAAGAAGGGCGTGGTCTTGAACTTTCGACTATTAATCCTGTTGCGGTATTAGGACCCGTGCTGGGAGCCGATTACTCGCATTCCACCCGGATAATTAAAAACATGCTGGAAGGTGAGTCGGGTTGCCCGAATATCAACTCTTGCTTTGTTGATGTCAGGGATGTGGCTAATTTACACCTACTGGCGATGACTCACCCGGCCGCTAAGGGAGAGCGATTTCTTGCAAGTTCCGGTAACAGTCTGACCCTACTGCAGGTGGCGCAGACGTTGTGCGATCGCATGGGGAGTGAGGCCCGCAACGTATCCACTCAGAGATTGAGTGATGACGAGGTACGTACCGCCGCCAACAAAAATCCCGTTATGCTGGGGATGGTCAAACTGCTGGGGGTCGATATGAATGTGACGCATGCGAAAGCCACAAACCTGCTAGGTTGGATGCCTCGCGCACCTGAAGAGGCCATAATCGCAACCGCGAAAAGCTTACTTGCGCTTGGTCTGGTGAAAATCAATTAA
- the artJ gene encoding arginine ABC transporter substrate-binding protein ArtJ — MKKLVLAALLATFAAGASAADKINFGVSATYPPFESLDASNKIVGFDIDLATALCKQMQADCTFTNHAFDSLIPALKFKKYDAVISGMDITPERSKQVAFTQPYYANSALVIAKKDTYKTFADLKGKRIGMENGTTHQKYLQDKHPEVKTVAYDSYQNAIIDLKNGRIDGVFGDTAVVNEWLKTNPQLGTATAKVTDPEYFGTGLGIAVRPDNKALLEKLNTALAAIKADGTYQKISDQWFPQ; from the coding sequence ATGAAAAAGTTAGTACTGGCAGCATTACTTGCTACTTTCGCCGCTGGCGCCTCAGCTGCTGATAAAATTAATTTCGGTGTATCAGCGACCTATCCGCCATTTGAATCGCTGGATGCAAGCAACAAGATTGTTGGTTTTGATATCGATCTGGCAACGGCATTGTGCAAACAAATGCAGGCTGACTGTACTTTCACCAATCATGCTTTCGACAGCCTGATCCCTGCGCTGAAATTCAAAAAATATGACGCGGTGATTTCCGGGATGGACATCACGCCTGAGCGTAGCAAACAGGTCGCCTTTACCCAGCCTTACTATGCAAACTCTGCGCTGGTGATTGCCAAAAAAGACACCTATAAAACCTTTGCCGACCTGAAAGGCAAACGTATCGGGATGGAAAACGGCACCACGCACCAGAAGTATCTGCAGGACAAACATCCTGAAGTGAAAACTGTGGCTTACGATAGCTACCAGAATGCGATCATCGACCTGAAGAATGGCCGTATTGATGGCGTGTTTGGCGACACCGCAGTGGTCAATGAGTGGCTGAAAACCAATCCTCAGTTAGGCACAGCAACGGCAAAAGTGACCGACCCTGAATACTTCGGCACCGGTCTGGGCATTGCCGTTCGCCCGGATAACAAAGCCCTGCTGGAGAAACTGAACACCGCGCTGGCAGCGATCAAAGCAGACGGCACGTATCAAAAAATCAGCGACCAGTGGTTCCCGCAGTAA
- the thiD gene encoding bifunctional hydroxymethylpyrimidine kinase/phosphomethylpyrimidine kinase: MKRINALTIAGTDPSGGAGIQADLKTFSALGAYGCSVITALVAQNTRGVQSVYRIEPDFVAAQLDSVFNDVRIDTTKIGMLAETDIVEAVAERLRRHQVQNVVLDTVMLAKSGDPLLSHSAVETLRTRLLPQVSIITPNLPEAAALLGASHARTEQEMLEQGRALRALGCDAVLMKGGHLDDAQSPDWLFTRDGEQRFTAPRVMTKNTHGTGCTLSAALAALRPRHANWADTVQEAKLWLSAALAQADTLEVGEGIGPVHHFHAWW, translated from the coding sequence ATGAAACGGATTAACGCACTCACTATCGCCGGAACCGATCCCAGCGGCGGCGCAGGTATTCAGGCAGATTTGAAAACCTTCTCGGCGTTGGGCGCCTATGGCTGTTCGGTGATCACGGCGCTGGTGGCGCAAAATACGCGCGGGGTGCAGTCGGTTTACCGGATTGAACCTGACTTTGTCGCCGCGCAACTGGATTCCGTATTCAACGATGTACGCATCGACACCACCAAAATCGGCATGCTGGCGGAAACGGATATTGTTGAAGCGGTCGCCGAGCGTTTACGCCGTCATCAGGTACAAAATGTCGTGCTGGACACGGTTATGCTGGCGAAAAGTGGCGATCCGCTGCTTTCGCACTCGGCGGTAGAAACGCTCCGCACCCGTTTGTTGCCGCAAGTCTCCATTATTACGCCGAACTTACCGGAAGCGGCAGCGCTGCTTGGGGCATCGCATGCGCGAACAGAACAGGAGATGCTTGAGCAGGGACGAGCGCTGCGTGCGCTTGGCTGTGACGCTGTCCTGATGAAAGGTGGTCATCTGGATGACGCACAAAGCCCGGACTGGCTGTTTACTCGTGATGGCGAGCAGCGCTTCACCGCCCCCAGAGTCATGACTAAAAATACGCATGGTACGGGTTGTACGCTGTCGGCGGCGCTGGCGGCGTTGCGTCCACGCCATGCGAACTGGGCAGACACAGTGCAGGAAGCCAAGCTGTGGCTCTCCGCGGCGCTGGCTCAGGCAGATACGCTGGAAGTGGGTGAAGGGATCGGTCCGGTGCATCATTTCCACGCGTGGTGGTGA
- a CDS encoding nucleoside permease, which yields MKTTVKLSFMMFVEWFIWGAWFVPLWLWLNKSGFTAGEIGWSYACTAIAAILSPIFVGSLTDRFFSAQKVLAVLMFVGAILMYFAAQQTTFGGFFPLLLAYSLTYMPTIALTNSIAFANVPDVERDFPRIRVMGTIGWIASGLACGFLPQMLGYNDISPTNIPLLITAGSSALLGVFAFFLPDTPPKSTGKMDFKVMLGLDALILLRDKNFLVFFFCSFLFAMPLAFYYIFANGYLTEVGMKNATGWMTLGQFSEIFFMLALPFFTKRFGIKKVLLLGLITAAIRYGFFVYGGAEEYFTYALLFLGILLHGVSYDFYYVTAYIYVDKKAPVHMRTAAQGLITLCCQGFGSLLGYRLGGVMMEKMFAYKEPVNGLTFNWAGMWGFGAIMIAVIAVLFMIFFRESDKEITAVKVDDRDIALKQGEVK from the coding sequence ATGAAAACTACAGTTAAGCTGTCGTTCATGATGTTTGTGGAGTGGTTTATCTGGGGCGCATGGTTTGTGCCGCTCTGGCTCTGGTTGAATAAAAGCGGCTTTACCGCCGGTGAAATTGGCTGGTCCTATGCCTGTACCGCCATTGCCGCGATCCTCTCACCGATCTTCGTGGGATCGCTCACCGACCGTTTTTTCTCCGCACAGAAGGTACTGGCGGTATTGATGTTCGTCGGCGCTATTCTGATGTATTTCGCGGCACAGCAGACGACATTCGGCGGATTCTTCCCGCTGTTACTGGCCTATTCACTGACCTATATGCCGACCATTGCACTCACGAACAGCATCGCCTTTGCCAACGTGCCCGACGTCGAGCGTGACTTTCCCCGCATCCGCGTCATGGGGACCATCGGCTGGATTGCTTCCGGTCTGGCATGCGGCTTCTTGCCCCAAATGCTCGGCTATAACGACATCTCGCCAACGAACATTCCGCTGCTCATCACCGCGGGAAGCTCGGCGTTACTCGGCGTGTTCGCCTTCTTTTTACCGGATACGCCACCCAAAAGTACCGGCAAGATGGATTTCAAAGTCATGCTGGGTCTGGACGCCCTGATCCTGCTGCGTGATAAAAACTTCCTCGTCTTTTTCTTCTGCTCGTTCCTGTTTGCGATGCCGCTGGCGTTTTACTACATCTTCGCTAACGGCTACCTGACAGAAGTGGGGATGAAAAACGCGACCGGCTGGATGACGCTGGGCCAATTCTCCGAAATCTTCTTTATGCTGGCACTGCCGTTCTTCACGAAACGTTTTGGCATTAAAAAGGTATTACTGCTTGGTCTTATTACCGCGGCTATCCGCTACGGATTTTTCGTTTACGGTGGCGCGGAAGAATATTTCACCTACGCGCTCCTGTTTCTCGGCATTCTGTTGCACGGCGTCAGTTACGATTTCTACTACGTCACGGCTTATATCTATGTCGATAAAAAAGCGCCAGTACATATGCGAACCGCGGCGCAAGGGCTTATCACCCTTTGTTGCCAGGGTTTCGGCAGCCTGCTGGGCTACCGCCTGGGCGGGGTCATGATGGAAAAAATGTTTGCCTATAAAGAGCCCGTCAATGGCCTCACCTTTAACTGGGCAGGCATGTGGGGATTTGGCGCGATCATGATCGCCGTGATTGCCGTACTGTTTATGATTTTCTTTCGCGAATCGGATAAAGAAATCACCGCCGTTAAGGTGGACGATCGCGATATAGCGTTGAAACAAGGGGAAGTAAAATGA
- the fbaB gene encoding class I fructose-bisphosphate aldolase — protein MTDIAQLLGKDADNLLQHRCMTIPSDQLYLPGHDYVDRVMVDNNRPPAVLRNMQTLYNTGRLAGTGYLSILPVDQGVEHSAGASFAANPLYFDPKNIVELAIEAGCNCVASTYGVLASVSRRYAHRIPFLVKINHNETLSYPNTFDQTLYASVEQAFNMGAVAVGATIYFGSEESRRQIEEISAAFERAHELGMVTVLWAYLRNSSFKKDGVDYHVSADLTGQANHLAATIGADIVKQKMAENNGGYKAVNFGYTDDRVYSKLTSDNPIDLVRYQLANCYMGRAGLINSGGAAGGETDLSDAVRTAVINKRAGGMGLILGRKAFKKTMADGVKLINAVQDVYLDSKVTIA, from the coding sequence ATGACTGATATTGCGCAGTTGCTTGGCAAAGATGCCGACAACCTTTTACAGCATCGTTGTATGACCATTCCTTCTGATCAACTTTACCTGCCAGGACATGACTACGTCGATCGTGTGATGGTCGATAATAACCGCCCACCTGCCGTACTGCGTAATATGCAGACGCTGTATAATACTGGCCGACTCGCCGGGACGGGGTATCTGTCTATTCTGCCGGTGGATCAGGGGGTGGAGCACTCAGCCGGAGCTTCATTCGCCGCCAACCCGTTGTACTTTGATCCGAAGAATATCGTTGAGCTGGCTATCGAAGCGGGCTGTAACTGTGTGGCATCGACCTACGGTGTTCTGGCTTCGGTATCACGCCGTTATGCACACCGGATTCCGTTCCTCGTGAAAATTAACCACAACGAAACGCTCAGCTATCCGAATACCTTCGACCAGACGCTGTATGCCAGCGTGGAGCAGGCGTTCAACATGGGCGCGGTAGCGGTAGGCGCGACCATCTATTTTGGTTCAGAGGAGTCGCGTCGCCAGATTGAAGAGATCTCTGCGGCGTTTGAACGCGCCCATGAACTGGGCATGGTGACGGTACTGTGGGCTTACCTGCGTAATTCATCCTTCAAAAAAGACGGTGTGGATTACCATGTTTCCGCTGATCTGACCGGGCAGGCTAACCACCTGGCGGCAACGATTGGCGCCGATATCGTGAAGCAGAAAATGGCGGAAAATAACGGTGGCTATAAAGCCGTTAACTTCGGTTACACGGACGATCGCGTATACAGCAAACTGACCAGTGATAACCCGATCGATTTGGTGCGTTATCAACTGGCGAACTGCTATATGGGTCGGGCAGGGTTGATTAACTCTGGCGGCGCAGCGGGAGGCGAAACCGATCTCAGCGATGCGGTTCGCACGGCGGTAATCAATAAACGCGCCGGTGGGATGGGCTTAATCCTCGGTCGTAAAGCCTTTAAGAAAACCATGGCTGACGGCGTTAAGCTGATTAACGCCGTGCAGGATGTGTATCTGGATAGCAAAGTCACCATTGCCTGA
- a CDS encoding PfkB family carbohydrate kinase, translating into MSSMRLQELLPQLHTQRPVTVVGAAVIDVIADAYALPWRGCDIELKQQGVNVGGCALNIAVALKRLGIDASNALPLGQGVWSDIIRNRMAKEGLHSLIDNAEGDNGWCLALVEPDGERTFMSFSGVENQWNADWLAQLNIPRQSLVYLSGYQLASPCGELLVQWLEGLKEITPFIDFGPRIGDIPDALMMRIMACRPLVSLNRQEADIAAERFGLSADVEGFGAQWVKRFAAPVVIRHDKDGAWYFSEPTSGRVAAFPTTVVDTIGAGDSHAGGMLAGLASGWSLADAVLLGNAVGSWVVGHRGGDCAPSRDALLLAHKNV; encoded by the coding sequence ATGAGCAGCATGCGCCTGCAAGAACTTCTTCCGCAGTTGCACACCCAGCGACCGGTAACGGTGGTGGGCGCGGCGGTTATCGATGTGATTGCCGATGCGTATGCCCTTCCCTGGCGCGGTTGTGACATCGAACTGAAACAGCAAGGCGTCAATGTTGGCGGCTGCGCGCTGAACATAGCTGTCGCCCTCAAACGACTGGGGATTGATGCCAGCAATGCGCTACCGTTAGGCCAGGGCGTGTGGTCAGATATTATCCGCAATCGGATGGCAAAAGAGGGATTGCACAGCCTGATCGACAATGCCGAAGGCGATAATGGCTGGTGCCTCGCGCTGGTGGAGCCGGATGGTGAACGTACCTTTATGTCCTTTAGCGGCGTAGAAAATCAGTGGAATGCTGACTGGCTGGCACAGCTGAATATTCCGCGTCAAAGCCTGGTGTATCTTTCGGGTTACCAGTTGGCTTCACCGTGCGGTGAGCTGTTAGTGCAATGGCTGGAAGGGTTGAAGGAGATCACGCCGTTCATCGATTTTGGTCCGCGCATTGGCGACATTCCCGATGCATTGATGATGCGCATTATGGCCTGCCGACCGCTGGTATCCCTGAATCGCCAGGAGGCAGACATTGCCGCCGAACGTTTCGGGCTAAGCGCCGATGTCGAAGGTTTTGGCGCACAATGGGTGAAACGCTTTGCGGCACCGGTAGTAATTCGTCATGACAAGGACGGCGCGTGGTATTTCAGTGAGCCTACATCCGGGCGTGTTGCGGCGTTTCCCACGACGGTCGTGGACACCATTGGCGCAGGTGACAGCCACGCCGGAGGAATGCTGGCCGGGCTGGCGTCTGGCTGGTCTCTGGCCGATGCGGTACTGCTTGGCAATGCGGTAGGATCGTGGGTGGTTGGGCATCGCGGCGGCGATTGTGCGCCTTCGCGTGACGCGTTACTCCTCGCACACAAAAACGTATAG
- the yegS gene encoding lipid kinase YegS: MIAFPASLLILNGKSADNLPLRDAIALLRDEGVEIHVRVTWEKGDAGRYVDEAIQLGVATVIAGGGDGTINEVSTALIHSQANPVPALGILPLGTANDFATSAGIPDALDKALKLAIAGNAVEIDMVQVNDKTCFINMATGGFGTRITTETPEKLKAALGGVSYFIHGLMRMDTLKPDSCEIRGEGFRWQGDALVIGIGNGRQAGGGQQLCPTALINDGLLQLRIFTGEELLPALLSTLTQSDDNPNIIDGASSWFDIRAPHEITFNLDGEPLGGQAFHIEILPAALRCRLPPDCPLLR, translated from the coding sequence ATGATAGCATTCCCTGCCAGCTTACTGATCCTGAACGGAAAAAGTGCTGATAATCTCCCTTTGCGTGACGCAATTGCCCTGCTTCGCGATGAAGGTGTGGAAATTCATGTTCGTGTCACCTGGGAAAAAGGCGATGCCGGGCGCTACGTTGATGAAGCTATTCAACTGGGTGTTGCCACGGTGATTGCCGGCGGCGGTGACGGCACCATCAATGAGGTCTCTACCGCATTAATTCATTCTCAGGCTAACCCGGTTCCTGCTCTGGGGATATTACCGCTGGGAACCGCGAATGACTTCGCCACCAGCGCCGGGATCCCCGACGCGCTGGATAAAGCGTTAAAGCTGGCCATCGCCGGGAATGCCGTTGAAATCGATATGGTGCAGGTCAACGATAAAACCTGTTTTATCAATATGGCGACGGGCGGTTTCGGTACACGGATCACCACTGAAACGCCGGAAAAACTCAAAGCCGCACTGGGTGGCGTATCGTACTTTATTCATGGATTAATGCGTATGGACACGCTGAAGCCTGACAGTTGCGAAATTCGTGGTGAAGGCTTTCGCTGGCAGGGTGATGCGCTGGTGATCGGCATCGGTAACGGGCGTCAGGCGGGCGGAGGACAGCAACTTTGCCCTACCGCGCTGATTAACGATGGTTTGCTGCAACTGCGAATATTTACCGGAGAAGAGTTGCTTCCGGCACTGCTTTCAACGTTAACGCAGTCCGATGACAACCCCAACATCATTGATGGCGCGTCATCGTGGTTTGATATCCGCGCCCCGCATGAAATCACCTTTAACCTCGACGGCGAGCCTCTGGGTGGACAGGCATTTCATATTGAAATCCTGCCCGCCGCGTTGCGTTGCCGCCTACCGCCAGATTGCCCGCTGTTGCGTTAA
- a CDS encoding RcnB family protein, which yields MGMKNKMLLGALLLGSSVVWAAPAATAAPTGIDKYELSSFIADFTHFKPGDKVPPLYLTEEYTIKQWNLRNLPAPTAGTHWTYMGGAYVLVNDADAKIIKAYDGEIFYHR from the coding sequence ATGGGTATGAAGAATAAAATGTTGCTGGGTGCACTCTTGCTTGGGAGCAGTGTCGTCTGGGCCGCGCCGGCTGCAACAGCTGCCCCCACCGGTATCGATAAGTATGAGCTGAGCAGCTTTATTGCTGACTTCACCCATTTCAAACCCGGTGACAAAGTTCCGCCACTGTATCTCACCGAAGAATACACCATTAAACAGTGGAACCTGCGCAACCTGCCCGCACCGACCGCAGGCACCCACTGGACCTACATGGGTGGCGCGTACGTGCTGGTCAATGACGCCGATGCAAAGATCATTAAAGCCTACGACGGCGAGATTTTTTATCATAGGTAA